A window of the Brassica napus cultivar Da-Ae chromosome A2, Da-Ae, whole genome shotgun sequence genome harbors these coding sequences:
- the LOC106422659 gene encoding transcription termination factor MTEF18, mitochondrial-like, with translation MSLIRNPRSPTSLLNWVSHKVSTFKKPQPPINPRRSLSSTASKLPRNEIRRLTQLAMFDYFYNNRGLQFLIAESMSKNAPLFNDTLLNKLHNDSTSCGDDVIRSITKFLLYHPVNEFEPFFESLGLKPSEFSPLVPCDKMFLNEDVFLLENYHVFWNYGIGREKMGKIFKEAREVFGYESGVLASKIESLERLGFGKVLVSKLIVCTPRVLIGETILEMVSVVDTVGSDWVLENLSEGGSYDWRCIHRCLAFLRELCGGDESEVLELLKNRPGLVLEESGEWTMILAGFQTKLGCSRSELVMRLPPQSSQEVGKCVSNLRHCFLFLRGIKMEAYEIGKVFRNHSHWLGESRLKHTSTFLNNLKGGKKRLCQVIQENPEEMKKWTMGLRVTPLPGTSVVDVVGSKAMKTQFLLELGYEEKEMERALRCFRGRGSELRERFEFLKSLGLSEGEAKEMVKASPDVLTQASNVLEAKVDYLVNELGYPLSTLVAFPSCLKYTLERMKVRFAMYNWLQERGKADAKLAISTILVYSDKSFVTRFVNRHPDGAKYFEELKRTASL, from the coding sequence ATGTCTCTAATCCGAAACCCTAGATCACCCACCTCTCTTCTCAACTGGGTCTCCCACAAAGTCTCCACCTTTAAAAAACCCCAACCTCCCATAAACCCTAGAAGATCTCTCTCCTCCACCGCCTCGAAACTCCCCAGAAACGAGATTCGCAGACTAACCCAACTCGCCATGTTCGACTACTTCTACAACAACAGAGGCCTTCAGTTCCTAATCGCCGAGAGCATGAGCAAAAACGCTCCTTTATTCAACGACACCCTCCTCAACAAGCTGCACAACGATTCTACTTCTTGTGGCGATGACGTCATCAGATCCATCACTAAGTTCCTTCTTTACCACCCTGTGAACGAGTTCGAGCCTTTCTTCGAGAGCTTAGGTTTAAAACCCTCTGAGTTCAGCCCTCTCGTGCCTTGTGATAAGATGTTTTTGAACGAAGATGTGTTCTTGTTGGAGAACTATCATGTCTTTTGGAACTATGGGATTGGTCGGGAGAAGATGGGGAAGATCTTTAAGGAAGCTAGGGAAGTGTTTGGTTACGAGAGTGGTGTTTTAGCTtcaaagattgaatctttagAGCGTTTGGGGTTTGGGAAGGTGCTTGTCTCCAAGCTCATTGTTTGTACCCCGAGGGTGCTGATCGGAGAGACTATATTAGAAATGGTCAGCGTTGTAGACACTGTTGGTTCGGATTGGGTGTTGGAGAATTTATCAGAGGGAGGCTCTTATGACTGGAGATGCATCCATAGGTGTTTAGCCTTTCTTAGAGAGTTATGTGGAGGAGACGAGAGTGAGGTACTAGAGTTACTCAAGAACCGGCCGGGGCTGGTTCTGGAGGAGTCTGGAGAGTGGACAATGATCTTAGCTGGGTTTCAGACAAAGCTAGGTTGTTCCAGAAGTGAGTTGGTTATGAGACTCCCTCCCCAGAGTAGTCAGGAGGTAGGGAAGTGTGTTTCGAATCTACGGCATTGCTTTTTGTTCCTGAGAGGTATCAAGATGGAGGCTTATGAGATAGGCAAGGTGTTTCGTAACCACTCTCACTGGCTTGGAGAGTCTCGTTTGAAGCACACTAGTACCTTTCTTAATAATCTGAAAGGCGGGAAGAAGCGGCTTTGTCAGGTGATTCAGGAGAATCCGGAGGAGATGAAGAAATGGACTATGGGGTTGAGAGTAACTCCTTTGCCTGGTACTAGTGTGGTGGACGTAGTCGGCTCCAAAGCGATGAAGACTCAGTTTTTGTTGGAGCTCGGATAcgaggagaaggagatggagagaGCGCTCAGGTGTTTTCGAGGGAGAGGGTCTGAGCTCAGAGAGAGGTTTGAGTTTCTTAAGAGTTTGGGGTTGAGTGAAGGGGAGGCTAAGGAGATGGTGAAGGCGTCTCCTGATGTGCTGACACAGGCGAGCAATGTGTTGGAAGCAAAGGTTGATTACCTTGTGAATGAGTTGGGGTACCCGCTCTCGACTCTTGTGGCTTTTCCTTCGTGTCTTAAGTACACGCTTGAAAGGATGAAGGTAAGGTTTGCAATGTATAATTGGTTGCAAGAGAGAGGGAAGGCGGATGCGAAGCTGGCGATAAGTACTATACTTGTGTACTCTGATAAGTCGTTTGTGACGAGGTTTGTGAACCGTCACCCTGATGGTGCTAAGTATTTTGAGGAGTTGAAGAGAACTGCTTCTTTGTGA
- the LOC125581508 gene encoding 3,9-dihydroxypterocarpan 6A-monooxygenase-like: MMDTQYFIVTILLCLGIILLIQSINTYRFRNKLPLPPSPTALPIIGHIHLLGPIAHQALHKLSTHYGPLMYLFIGSIPNVIVSSTEMANEILKSNELNFLNRPTMQNVDYLTYGSADFFSAPYGLHWKFMKRICMMELFSSRAIDRFANVRTEELRKLLVRVMKKSEIEESVDLGEQLKELTSSIITRMMFRERGSDSGRREEVIKMVVELNELAGFFNVSETFWFLRRLDLQGIKKRLKNARERYDVIIERIMKEHESRNHKDAGGVRSMLDILLDIYEDKNSEIKLTRENIKGFIMNIYGGGTDTSAITVEWALSELINNPEIMKKAQQEIEQVVGDKRLVQESDLCNLSYIQAVVKETLRLHPGGPIFVRESNEECAVAGYRIPAKTRVIVNVWAIGRDPNQWEDPLEFKPERFEGSEWKVMSEKMVSFGAGRRSCPGEKMVFRFVPLVLAAVIQCFELKVKGRVEMSEGSGSSLPRATPLVCVPVAREGIKSLFSLEPKVNF, from the exons ATGATGGATACACAATACTTCATTGTAACAATCCTTCTGTGCCTTGGAATCATACTCTTGATCCAATCCATAAACACCTATAGATTCCGCAATAAACTACCTCTTCCACCAAGTCCAACAGCTTTACCAATCATCGGTCACATTCACCTTCTTGGTCCCATAGCTCACCAAGCACTTCACAAGCTCTCAACCCACTACGGACCCTTGATGTATCTCTTCATTGGCTCCATCCCTAATGTCATTGTCTCATCAACCGAGATGGCAAATGAAATTCTCAAATCCAATGAGCTCAACTTCTTGAACCGTCCAACAATGCAAAATGTTGACTACCTTACTTATGGCTCAGCTGATTTCTTCTCAGCGCCTTATGGGCTTCACTGGAAGTTCATGAAGAGGATTTGTATGATGGAGCTATTCAGCAGCAGAGCAATAGATAGATTTGCCAATGTAAGAACCGAGGAGTTGAGGAAGCTTTTGGTGCGTGTTATGAAGAAATCAGAAATAGAAGAGAGTGTTGATCTCGGTGAACAGCTTAAGGAGTTGACAAGCAGCATCATAACGAGAATGATGTTCAGAGAAAGGGGATCGGATAGTGGGAGAAGAGAGGAAGTTATCAAAATGGTGGTGGAGTTGAATGAGCTAGCAGGTTTCTTCAATGTTTCTGAAACGTTTTGGTTCTTGAGGAGACTTGACTTGCAAGGAATCAAGAAGAGGCTTAAGAACGCTAGAGAAAGATATGATGTGATCATAGAGAGGATAATGAAAGAGCATGAGTCTAGGAATCACAAGGATGCAGGAGGTGTAAGGAGCATGCTAGACATCTTGCTTGACATATATGAAGACAAAAACTCAGAGATAAAACTGACGAGAGAAAACATTAAGGGCTTCATCATG AACATTTATGGAGGTGGAACAGATACATCTGCCATCACAGTAGAATGGGCTTTATCAGAGCTAATAAACAATCCAGAGATCATGAAGAAAGCCCAACAAGAGATAGAACAAGTGGTGGGAGACAAGAGACTAGTACAAGAATCTGATCTTTGCAATCTCAGTTACATCCAAGCAGTTGTGAAGGAGACATTGAGGTTACATCCTGGAGGACCAATATTCGTTAGAGAATCAAATGAAGAATGTGCAGTGGCTGGATACAGAATCCCAGCAAAAACAAGAGTGATAGTTAACGTTTGGGCTATAGGAAGAGATCCAAATCAATGGGAAGATCCATTGGAGTTTAAACCTGAGAGGTTTGAAGGAAGTGAATGGAAGGTAATGAGTGAGAAGATGGTGTCTTTTGGAGCTGGTAGAAGAAGTTGTCCTGGAGAGAAGATGGTGTTTAGATTTGTTCCATTGGTTTTAGCTGCGGTGATTCAGTGCTTTGAGTTGAAAGTGAAGGGACGTGTGGAGATGAGTGAAGGGAGTGGATCATCTCTGCCTAGAGCCACACCTTTGGTATGTGTTCCTGTTGCTAGGGAGGGTATAAAGTCATTGTTCTCACTTGAACCAAAGGTCAACTTCTAG
- the LOC106422720 gene encoding leucine-rich repeat protein FLOR 1-like isoform X1: protein MRMKLLNPSLFFFFMFFPCSRSCSSNDKTTLLKIKKSLNNPRILNSWDPKTDCCTNWTGVVCTHRRITGLTISAGDVVGQIAEEIGDLTDLVILDLSSLSRLRGTIPRSITKLKNLVYLRFRITELSGPVPDYISQLQNVTFLDLSFNRFNGSIPGSISQMQRLETIQLSHNKLTGSIPESFGSFVGKIPKLYLGNNHLSGEIPKSLSKTNFNTVSLSGNNFSGDASMFFGHNKTTVRLDLSRNNFHFDLSKVKLAKSLVSLDLSHNRVFGGLPLELTKLQLNQFNISFNRLCGSIPQGGLIQNFEVYEFSNNLCLCGAPLKRC, encoded by the exons ATGAGAATGAAGCTTCTTAAcccctctctctttttcttcttcatgtTCTTTCCATGTTCTAGAAGTTGTAGCTCAAATGACAAAACTACTCTCCTCAAGATCAAGAAGTCCTTAAACAACCCTCGAATCCTCAACTCTTGGGACCCCAAAACCGACTGCTGCACCAACTGGACCGGCGTTGTGTGCACTCACCGCCGCATCACCGGCCTCACTATATCTGCAGGAGACGTCGTTGGTCAGATAGCTGAGGAGATAGGAGACCTTACTGACCTCGTTATCCTAGACTTGAGCAGTCTCTCTCGACTCAGAGGCACCATTCCACGCTCTATCACCAAGCTCAAGAATCTAGTCTACCTTCGGTTTAGGATAACCGAACTCTCTGGTCCAGTCCCTGATTACATCAGCCAGCTTCAGAACGTTACTTTCTTGGACCTCTCCTTTAACCGGTTCAACGGTTCAATACCTGGTTCGATTTCTCAGATGCAGAGACTTGAGACCATACAGCTCAGTCACAACAAGTTAACCGGTTCTATACCGGAATCTTTCGGTTCCTTTGTTGGAAAGATCCCAAAACTCTACTTAGGTAATAATCACCTCTCAG GAGAAATACCAAAGTCATTATCCAAAACCAACTTCAACACCGTGAGTTTGTCAGGAAACAACTTCAGTGGAGATGCTTCAATGTTCTTTGGACATAACAAAACAACCGTAAGGTTAGACTTGTCTCGGAACAACTTCCACTTTGATCTCTCAAAGGTCAAACTGGCCAAGAGCTTGGTGTCATTGGACCTTAGCCATAACAGAGTTTTCGGAGGGCTTCCTTTGGAGCTGACCAAGCTCCAACTTAACCAATTTAACATAAGTTTCAACCGTCTATGTGGGTCCATACCACAGGGAGGTCTGATACAGAACTTCGAGGTCTATGAGTTCTCCAACAACCTCTGTCTATGTGGGGCGCCTCTCAAGCGTTGCTAG
- the LOC106422720 gene encoding leucine-rich repeat protein FLOR 1-like isoform X2 — translation MRMKLLNPSLFFFFMFFPCSRSCSSNDKTTLLKIKKSLNNPRILNSWDPKTDCCTNWTGVVCTHRRITGLTISAGDVVGQIAEEIGDLTDLVILDLSSLSRLRGTIPRSITKLKNLVYLRFRITELSGPVPDYISQLQNVTFLDLSFNRFNGSIPGSISQMQRLETIQLSHNKLTGSIPESFGSFVGKIPKLYLGEIPKSLSKTNFNTVSLSGNNFSGDASMFFGHNKTTVRLDLSRNNFHFDLSKVKLAKSLVSLDLSHNRVFGGLPLELTKLQLNQFNISFNRLCGSIPQGGLIQNFEVYEFSNNLCLCGAPLKRC, via the exons ATGAGAATGAAGCTTCTTAAcccctctctctttttcttcttcatgtTCTTTCCATGTTCTAGAAGTTGTAGCTCAAATGACAAAACTACTCTCCTCAAGATCAAGAAGTCCTTAAACAACCCTCGAATCCTCAACTCTTGGGACCCCAAAACCGACTGCTGCACCAACTGGACCGGCGTTGTGTGCACTCACCGCCGCATCACCGGCCTCACTATATCTGCAGGAGACGTCGTTGGTCAGATAGCTGAGGAGATAGGAGACCTTACTGACCTCGTTATCCTAGACTTGAGCAGTCTCTCTCGACTCAGAGGCACCATTCCACGCTCTATCACCAAGCTCAAGAATCTAGTCTACCTTCGGTTTAGGATAACCGAACTCTCTGGTCCAGTCCCTGATTACATCAGCCAGCTTCAGAACGTTACTTTCTTGGACCTCTCCTTTAACCGGTTCAACGGTTCAATACCTGGTTCGATTTCTCAGATGCAGAGACTTGAGACCATACAGCTCAGTCACAACAAGTTAACCGGTTCTATACCGGAATCTTTCGGTTCCTTTGTTGGAAAGATCCCAAAACTCTACTTAG GAGAAATACCAAAGTCATTATCCAAAACCAACTTCAACACCGTGAGTTTGTCAGGAAACAACTTCAGTGGAGATGCTTCAATGTTCTTTGGACATAACAAAACAACCGTAAGGTTAGACTTGTCTCGGAACAACTTCCACTTTGATCTCTCAAAGGTCAAACTGGCCAAGAGCTTGGTGTCATTGGACCTTAGCCATAACAGAGTTTTCGGAGGGCTTCCTTTGGAGCTGACCAAGCTCCAACTTAACCAATTTAACATAAGTTTCAACCGTCTATGTGGGTCCATACCACAGGGAGGTCTGATACAGAACTTCGAGGTCTATGAGTTCTCCAACAACCTCTGTCTATGTGGGGCGCCTCTCAAGCGTTGCTAG